Proteins encoded within one genomic window of Ignavibacteriota bacterium:
- a CDS encoding DUF5107 domain-containing protein, with translation MTLSRTLKVSVVAILATFLPLSAQVQQATVTETEQSFRTYPYSDPDPVGHPGAIYPYFRFQGYTASPVTRTWNVITLENQYIRVLVAPQMGGKILGAYEKGSGLPFLYFNNVIKFREIAMRGPWTSGGVEFNFGDLGHAPTTASPVDYLTRSNPDGSVSCVVGTMDLASRTEWRVEIRLPADRAYVETRSFWYNPTDLSTSRYHWMNGAADAGEDLEFIYPGSAFIGHDGEVGAWPFDPQGRDITKYRNNNFGSYKSYHVLGKNTDFFGARWGSKDLGVLHWSHYTDKPGKKIWIWGLSREGEIWRNLLTDPDLGNGQYVEIQSGLHFNQPTTKSYLTPFKHMAFLPSTAEQFTECWMPFRGLQNVVAANQEGALDVRRADGRLQIGFCPFGPVNDSLMVRADGKVIGAYALHLRPLQAVTYDIALSGAVRAYEVNVGTRIAYASDGELAYPLERPLQPPAFDWTSAYGLSVDARERMRARDYDGAYACFERSLKADPTHLPSLSGAAELALRRFDTAAALGYARRALAIDAYDAEANYAYGLVQRLRGRYADAEDGCGFAARSAALRPAASVQLAEMAFIRGIMKEAEEYARQALTADATCVRALRVLAVLYRITGDTMAADRARASIGSLDPLNHFVRWESYRASPDARHLRAFKDGLRGEFPHESCQEIAATYIGLGAHGEAIAVLRESPSHPLVQLWTAYLLAQTGRPDDARVMLDAALKESAAFVFPFRSESEPVLAWAATVTPHWKIRYYRALLYWSRGRRDLAQQEFAACGARPDLPAFYLTRASFAGKGVADAGADLRRAVELGGGDWRTHLALTEFYGTNGRIAEARKVAGVGAALFPASYALQLASARAMIMTGEHAGARAILDTLAILPFEGARYGREAYRFVYVMSALDALKRGNPGEAHMLLAKAREWPERLGAGKPYDTDDRVEDLIDAVACDRSGDVRGAQEYRRKIIAYSQEHAGMDRVQHVIGIVTMRKEGKEEAARALLRSWPPPAPQNAVQAWARFFLDGKGKEARALEATAPPEMDRWSGDAEYRLVRSTLDALGIP, from the coding sequence ATGACTCTCTCCCGAACCCTGAAAGTGTCCGTTGTGGCCATCCTGGCCACATTTCTCCCCCTCTCCGCCCAGGTGCAGCAAGCAACGGTCACGGAAACCGAACAGTCGTTCCGAACATATCCCTACTCCGATCCCGATCCCGTCGGGCATCCGGGCGCGATCTATCCGTACTTCCGCTTTCAGGGGTACACCGCGTCCCCGGTCACCCGTACCTGGAATGTTATCACGCTCGAGAATCAATACATACGCGTCCTTGTTGCTCCACAGATGGGCGGAAAGATCCTCGGCGCGTATGAAAAGGGGTCAGGGCTCCCCTTTCTCTACTTCAACAATGTGATCAAATTCAGAGAGATCGCGATGCGCGGCCCGTGGACCTCGGGCGGGGTGGAGTTCAATTTCGGCGACCTCGGTCATGCCCCCACGACGGCCTCACCCGTGGACTATCTGACCCGTTCGAATCCGGATGGAAGCGTGAGTTGTGTCGTCGGTACCATGGACCTCGCATCCCGGACGGAATGGCGGGTGGAGATACGTCTTCCTGCGGATCGTGCATATGTGGAGACCCGGTCGTTCTGGTACAACCCCACCGATCTTTCCACGAGCCGCTATCACTGGATGAATGGTGCAGCGGATGCCGGCGAGGATCTCGAGTTCATCTACCCGGGCAGTGCGTTCATCGGCCACGACGGAGAGGTGGGTGCCTGGCCTTTCGACCCGCAGGGCAGGGACATCACAAAGTACAGGAACAACAACTTCGGCTCGTACAAATCCTACCATGTGCTCGGAAAGAACACGGACTTCTTCGGCGCCAGGTGGGGTTCGAAGGATCTCGGGGTGCTGCACTGGTCGCACTACACGGACAAGCCGGGAAAGAAGATCTGGATCTGGGGTCTTTCGCGGGAAGGGGAGATCTGGCGCAACTTGCTGACGGACCCCGATCTTGGCAACGGCCAGTATGTGGAGATCCAGTCGGGCCTGCACTTCAATCAGCCGACCACGAAGAGCTATCTCACGCCGTTCAAACATATGGCGTTCCTCCCTTCAACGGCCGAGCAGTTCACCGAATGCTGGATGCCCTTCCGGGGGTTGCAGAATGTGGTCGCTGCGAATCAGGAAGGTGCCCTGGATGTGCGGCGCGCCGACGGCCGTCTCCAGATCGGATTCTGCCCGTTTGGCCCCGTCAACGATTCGCTGATGGTCCGTGCCGATGGCAAGGTCATCGGCGCCTACGCGCTGCACCTCCGCCCACTGCAGGCCGTCACGTATGATATTGCATTGTCCGGGGCAGTGCGCGCCTATGAGGTCAACGTCGGGACACGGATCGCGTATGCAAGCGACGGCGAACTGGCATACCCTCTGGAACGTCCATTGCAGCCCCCGGCCTTCGACTGGACGAGTGCCTACGGGCTTTCTGTGGACGCCCGGGAGCGCATGCGTGCGCGCGACTACGATGGAGCGTATGCATGCTTCGAACGGTCACTCAAGGCCGATCCCACGCATCTTCCATCGCTGAGTGGTGCCGCCGAGCTTGCGCTCCGACGCTTTGATACTGCTGCTGCATTGGGATACGCGCGCCGTGCGCTGGCGATCGATGCCTATGATGCGGAGGCGAATTATGCCTACGGACTCGTGCAACGGTTGCGTGGCAGGTATGCGGATGCGGAGGATGGATGTGGGTTCGCCGCCCGCTCGGCTGCTTTGCGCCCCGCGGCATCGGTACAGCTGGCGGAGATGGCCTTCATCCGCGGCATCATGAAAGAAGCAGAGGAGTATGCCCGGCAAGCGTTGACTGCGGACGCAACGTGCGTGCGTGCATTGCGTGTCCTTGCTGTGCTGTACCGCATAACGGGAGACACCATGGCTGCCGATCGGGCACGCGCTTCGATCGGGTCCCTGGATCCGCTGAACCATTTCGTTCGCTGGGAATCCTATCGGGCCTCTCCCGACGCCCGCCATCTCAGGGCATTCAAGGATGGGCTCCGGGGTGAGTTCCCTCATGAATCGTGTCAGGAGATCGCGGCCACATATATCGGCCTGGGAGCGCATGGCGAAGCGATCGCCGTCCTCAGGGAATCGCCGTCCCATCCTCTGGTGCAGCTCTGGACGGCATATCTCCTTGCGCAGACCGGCCGGCCGGACGATGCCCGCGTCATGCTCGATGCTGCTCTGAAGGAGAGCGCCGCCTTCGTGTTCCCATTCCGGTCCGAAAGCGAACCTGTGCTTGCATGGGCGGCTACGGTCACCCCGCATTGGAAGATCCGGTACTACCGTGCCCTGCTGTACTGGAGCCGGGGGCGGCGCGACCTTGCGCAGCAGGAGTTCGCTGCATGTGGGGCCCGGCCTGACCTCCCGGCGTTCTATCTTACACGTGCATCCTTCGCAGGGAAGGGCGTTGCGGATGCCGGGGCGGATCTTCGCCGGGCCGTGGAGCTTGGCGGGGGCGATTGGCGGACGCATCTGGCACTCACGGAGTTCTACGGGACGAACGGCAGGATCGCGGAAGCACGAAAGGTGGCCGGCGTGGGCGCCGCGTTGTTCCCTGCGAGTTATGCGCTTCAGTTGGCATCGGCACGGGCGATGATCATGACCGGCGAACACGCCGGCGCGAGGGCGATCCTCGATACACTTGCCATCCTGCCGTTCGAAGGAGCGCGATATGGACGGGAGGCCTATCGCTTCGTCTATGTGATGTCGGCCCTCGATGCCCTGAAACGTGGGAACCCCGGAGAAGCGCACATGCTTCTCGCGAAGGCCCGCGAGTGGCCGGAACGTCTGGGTGCAGGGAAGCCGTACGATACCGACGACCGCGTGGAAGATCTGATCGATGCTGTGGCCTGCGACCGCTCCGGCGACGTCCGGGGAGCACAGGAGTACCGGCGCAAGATCATCGCATACTCTCAGGAGCATGCCGGGATGGACCGGGTGCAGCACGTTATCGGGATCGTGACGATGCGAAAGGAAGGGAAGGAAGAAGCGGCCCGCGCCCTTCTTCGTTCCTGGCCGCCACCGGCTCCGCAGAACGCTGTTCAGGCGTGGGCCCGGTTCTTCCTCGATGGTAAAGGAAAAGAAGCACGTGCGCTTGAAGCGACCGCTCCGCCGGAGATGGACCGCTGGTCGGGCGATGCCGAGTACCGGCTCGTGCGCAGCACACTTGATGCACTCGGCATACCCTGA